DNA from Eucalyptus grandis isolate ANBG69807.140 chromosome 5, ASM1654582v1, whole genome shotgun sequence:
TTAGCTATACCAATCTGATTGAGATTGAAAACACCTTTAATACAGAGCCAAAGGCCTATGGCACTTGAGGAATCAGCCAATCCAAGTCTTATGGGCAAGTCACTCACTAAATTTGCTGTACTTGGAGTTCCCCTATTCTCTGAGGTGAGTTTTTATTAGCATGCTGCTCTCAGATCTTTCATGGGATGGTATGAGCTCCAACCCATTGTTCTTCTGACCTTCCTATTAACAGCACTATAAAAGTGACAATAATGTATGTTTTATGTTACTAGAACTTGCCAAACATAGCTGTATCGCCTTCAATTAAGAGAGGGGATTTTCTTTTAGCAGCAGGTTCTCCATTTGGTATCCTTTCACCTGTTCACTTCATTAACAGGTGATATTTCTAGAGTGATTCCCTTATCTCACATGATGTTTGTTAATCCACCTGGAGAATGTTTGTTTGGGTCGTTACCACGACTTGTGATGATGCTAGTTGTCACATAAATACTGTATCAATTCACTGTCGTTGTTTTATTTGCAGTGAATCAAGGCCTTGAAATCTCTGAGAAGGCAGTTTCTCTTCTAACATCACATACTTTTCAACTTTGATCTTCGTTAACTATCTTATAGAGTTACGTGGCCTTTATTTGGTGCATGTGGAGCTTATGAGATGTTGACATGTAATTTGTACAAGTACATGGTTAATGTATCCATTCTCGTATCAAATTAGGTAATTGAGCATGATGTTGTGTTAATTCAGTGATACATATAATTGATAGATTAAAGGTAATACAGCATgatattgtgacaattcagcGATACGTATAATTGATAGTTTAATCCTTCTACCTTGGCAAGGAGAGCTTATCGTATCTTTAAGATTTGTATAGGCTTAATAATACAGATGTTGGAATTCTTTCCTTCGTTTAGTCTATTCTATGTATGGCAGTCCAGACTGCATTGATATCTGCATATCGGAAGTGGTAATTTGAACTTTCGAAATCTCTACTGCTTAATTTGACTCCTATAATTCTTTGTAGTTGCGTTATTTGTAGATCTTATCTTTAGTTTTTTGTGCAGTATCTCAGTGGGAACCATTGCCAACATCTATCCACCTGGTTCACCCAACAGATCGTTGCTGATGGCTGACATACGGTGTCTTCCTGGTGCGAGCATTTCTCTAGTTCGATTAAACATTATTATTCATTCTTGTCAGACTCAGACACCACTATGATTACATTTTTGTTAGGCATGGAAGGTGGTCCTGTTCTTGACAAGAGCGCAGATCTAATTGGTATTCTCATAAGACCATTAAGGCAAAAAGCCAGTGGTGCGGAAGTTCAggtaaattgataaaatatatgTTCATTCCTCTTTTTCAATTCCTGAACAGTCTCGCAGTTGATGCATCACGCAAAATACTAGCCTTGTTAACAGCTTTTGGTTCCATGGGAAGCTGTTGCAACTGCTTGCGCCAATGTGCTTCCAGAGGAGCCTAAGAAGGCTGGATTGGGGAATGGTCATAACCTGGGAAATCCAAACAGTCAGGGGAAGGCCTTTATCAATAACAGTGACCTGAATGGGCCTGTTAATTCCATTGTCAAGAATCCTTCTTGTCCTTCCTCAGTCACGCTAGAGAAAGCAATGGCTTCTGTTTGTCTTGTGACAGTTAATGATGCTGCGTGGGCTTCTGGCGTTTTGCTGAATAGTGAAGGTCTCATAATGACGAATGCTCACTTGTTGGAACCGTGGAGGTTTGGGAAGGCCTCTGTTAGTAGTATAGAGAATGGAATAAAATCAGGTTATCCTAGGCCAAGTGGTGGTAATAAAAAGCAGGAGAGCGAAGATATGGGGCCTAGTATTTCAGGATTCGGAGAGTGTGTTACAGAAGATAAATTTGTAAAGTACAGCTCAAGTTCTCTTTACAGTGGTCATAAGAATATACGTGTCCGCCTGGATCATACTAGACCTTGGATTTGGTGTGATGCTAAAGTAGTGTATATTAGTAAAGGGCCTCTAGATGTTGCCCTATTACAGCTTGTCCATGCTCCAGACCGGCTCTCCCCTGTTACTATGGACTTTGCATCCCCGCCTTTAGGATCAAAGGCATATGTTATTGGACATGGTTTATTTGGACCAAGATGTGGTACGTACATTTTCTCAGTTATCTCTTCTGGTCCTGTGTTTTAAAAGTTCATTAGTAACTGACTTGGCTTTTTGGGGATGTTGGAACTTGGAAGGCATCTTGTGTATGGTATCTCTTCTTGTTGTCCATGCTCTCATTAAATGACCCCTCTGATAGGCCTGTCATTAGTATTATATCAATCTGTGAATGATTTCTTTGCTATGGCTTTACAACTAAAGTTGGCTTCACTACCTGCGCTCCTGAAAAATGGTGATAATTGCCATTGTCGACTTCTAATTATTAGCAACTCAGATTCCTTTGGGCTGTATACTCATCGAAAAGTACCTAATAgatattaattttctttctctgtAGAAGTTCCTCATCCCGCAAAGTTTTCTTGATCAAGTCACAGTCTGGAGTTCCAGATGTAGTGTGCTTAGATCAAATAATTGTCACATCATGCACATTTATTCATTTGAATCATGCTGTTCCAGGTTGCCTGTCTTCAAAAGCAGTAGATAAAGAAATGCAGAATCCGATTGCCTTAAATCTGATTGTTTATCATGGTTGTGTctctttttgaaatatatagttctctaccttttccttttgacgCTGGATTGTTGTGCTTGCTTCGAATGTCTATATCAGGCTTGTTCCCATCTGTATCTGTTGGTGTGGTGGCAAAAGTAGTCAAAGCAAAGCGGTCATCCTCCTCTCTCTCAGTGATAAAGGAAGATGCCGGAGACATCCCAGCAATGCTCGAAACAACTGCTGCTGTTCATCCAGGTGCTAGTGGTGGTTTAGTTGTCAATTTCGACGGTTGTATGATCGGACTTATTACAAGGTATAGCCACAAAGAAATAATGATCATTTGATAGATTACTTTGAACTTTGGGACAATAGTTGTACATCCTGCTGCTCTACGTTGTTAACAATGTAGTTCAATGATATATCAGTTTCAAATCCTTCATAGGTCTGTTAGTTATGCTATTGGACCTTTGAATGCTGATTAGTAGTACTTAATGAGACAAATGTTGTTGTAGCAATGCGAGGCACGGTGGAGGCACAGTCATACCACACTTGAACTTCAGCATTCCTTGTGCGGCTTTGGCTtcaattttcaagttttcaGAAGGTAACTTTGCTTGATATTGTTGTTATAACATGCCTCTTGCTGACACTCTTTGCAGTATAGCTTTAATACAGTAGCAGGAGGGAGAATTCTTGAAGTATAATTCACTTTATTATGATAATTTGTCAAGGAAAAGGCTCAAGCTGGTATAATAAGTAGGCTTGcataaaaatttgttatttggACCTGTGCTAAAGCTCCTCTTTTTGGTGAAAGTcgagtttttattattttccaaagaATTCGATGCATATCTGACAGAAGGAAAATGCTTGTCATAACGTGACTTTCTCAACCTAACAGACATGCAGGATGCCACGGTCTTGCAAGATCTTGATCGGCCAAATGCAGAGATTTCTTCTATCTGGGCTTTGATGCCGTCACTAGCTCCCAAACCGCACCCTGCTTTGCCTCATTCAATACCGCAGATTAACACAAAAGAAGGGAAGGGCTCTCGGTTTGCCAAATTTATATCCGACACCGACATTTTCAAAAGCTCAACTGGAGATAGCAAACCAGGAAAATTTCCTTTTCAGAATATACGGAGTAAGTTGTGACGTCCAGCAACATCTCGAGGTCACCAATCACTATGTATGTGACGTTACCAAGAACTTTCGGGGCTAAGTTCTAGGAGGAGATTCAATGGTCCGAGGATGATGGTCCTCTCATTGAGAGCTGGAATATCTTGTCTTTCGATCTCGATCTGGGTATTGTGGATGTTCCAGTgtactcaaaaaatgttttcctcaagTGACTGTTTCTTGCAGCATTACGAAAACTACTGTAATCACGGGCATTATCAGTGTCAGCTGAGTTTTGTAGTATATACTCTGTGAGTTTCGTTCCTGCATTTTCCAGAGTGCAAAAATCAGGTCGCATTCTTTTTTGGTCGCGTGGTATAGGACCATCTTCATCCAAATGGTTCGTGGAGTCTTCGCCCCGTTCCTTTAGTTTACATCGTTTGGTCTTGCGATTGGGGTATGCTCTTTGCTCATTTCAGAAGCTGTGGACTGATATGCTCTTCGTTTCTCTCTTCAAACTTTTGTTTCATGGCGAAAAATTGAAGTTGGCACTGCTGATCGAAGGTACACATATACTCTGTAGATCACCTGCTTGAGTAGCTTTCAAGAACAAGCACCAAAATCGTTCTTGACCAACCTATCCAAATATGTTGATATCCGTAACTTTTGTCTGAGGAATTACAGGGACACTACCGATCAAAAGTGTACTTAAAAACTGTCTTGCATCAACCATGCAAGTATCCATGACCTGCGATTCTAATGATGCGATTAAATTTGCGTAacgaaacaaaagaaattgaagtaccAAAGGTACAATCACATCACTTTTCTGGGTCTATTGACTAAATTTTCAAACAAGGATATATCGATTCATAGTGTACGACTTGAATATAAGTTACTATACTGTAAAGATGGGATTAATTTGTCTGATGCACATAGAAGGGACCACATCACCATtattctttgaattttcgcGGCAATGTTCAGACCATGCGTGAACTTTTTTAACGGTCAGTTGAGTCCTTAactgtaattttcttttttctttttggtttcgTCTTGATCCTTGATATAGAAGTATGTCTAAAATGTTGGAGTGGAGTATCGTGTTTGGCTCTTTGGATGCAAATGGTGAAGTGGAATAGAATAGGTGCTAAATATTGGGAGTGATTGGTTCCGAGATGAGCTGGTTCCCAATCCAGACTGATGCGATTATGAGATGGACGAGAGTTATTTTGAGTGATTGTCAATGATGGATAAGGTTAGGGGGGATGGATCTTGATGGATTAATGCAAATGCGGGATAGAATACGATCATAACCAAGAGGTACATGATGACTTGCCGATCATTAAGCTCGGGATTGACAAAGTTCACCACTAAGGCTTATAGAAATAACCAACCAAGGATACATGATTTTAATATTAAAGAAACTCACTACCAAGGCCTACAAGAAAACTTCTAGCTAAGAATATAGTGTTTCTTTGGCTCTCCATCAAAGAGTAATCCATCTTCTAAGGATACGGAAACCAAGAATAATCTACTCTCTAAAAAAATTCACTCACATGGAGAAAAACTCAAATATTCATATACTCAAAATTCACTATCTTACCTTTGAGAATTCACCTTTTTATATCAAGGGATTATTACATGGGAAATTGATTAAACATTGAAGAGaataaactaattaattaaagagATAGGAACTagaaaaacacaataaaaaCCTAGGAACTAAAAATGCATTAAAACATCTAGAGATTTGAACTTTGATTCTTAATTAAGACTCTTAAAATTAGGACTAATGACACTTGATTAAATGTAAATAATTAAACTAGACTCTAAATAGGCCTGTCTCCTTGAGTAGTCAGACAAGCATCTTCAAAGATCaccaaacaacaaaggaaatagTCCCCAATAGCCTTTGGTTGCTAGGTAGGCAATTAGTAGTCTTGGAATTGATAACAATCTCGCAAATTGATACTGACAACCATGAAATCGACAACTTGTCCTTATCAACTTTCTTGCATAATTGACATATTcaacttgaattgattgatATAGTCTGATGGTCTCGCATTACATATCGAATCGATTGGTTTAGTTTGATTTTAGGTTTGGTTCTGGAATCaatgatttctttattttgtttttggttccTTGTATTCCTTACAAGTGGGTCAACATTAAAAGAATGATTTACTAATTAGGATTTGcttcaaagtaaaaataaaaataaaaatcttgaccAATTCAGTTATTCTGGTTCCAAATATTTGGAATTAGGAATTGGACCGAACCCTCCCTTCTTAGAGAACCACTCAAAACTGGCCAATGCGATTTGGTTCCTAGATTGGACCGGGATCAATGCACAATCCTATCAAAGATTAACATGAACGAACAAAACCCAAAGTTTgaggattcaattgaaaaaactaGTAAGTTAATGGACCAAAGATTAAAGTGAAAATAATAACACCGCCGTGCAAGAacaagattctctctctcctgcgCTGCAACTTTCGTCCtactccactctctctctctcttcccgcACTGCACGATCCCACcaaaggtggagagagagagagaagagagagagagatggagatggagatggagatggagatgaggGTAGCTCGAAAGCGGTAATCTTGTtcaagggggagagagagagggggagggagggagagatatGGCGGCGAGCTCAGGCTACAAGGAGTATGTCGCCGGCTTGGTCGCCGGAGTCGCCACCGTGATCACCGGCCACCCCTTCGACACCGTCAAGGTAAATTCCGCCTCCCCACTTACACTCTGCTTCACGTTTGCTTCCATGTGGGGT
Protein-coding regions in this window:
- the LOC104445256 gene encoding glyoxysomal processing protease, glyoxysomal; the protein is MGLPEIVEVARKISVMVRVQGPDPKGLKMRNHAFHQYQSGITTLSASGMLLPDGLYDVGLASRVRGDDNWSGAVVVTVASVVEPFLSLRRRENNSKGQPELISGAQIDILVEKTTRAEDTEGLDREDPCWLSARLLTLVDVPGSSLALQSLVEASSGLLGHGWEIGWSLASNDSSAQNFTGIQSQRPMALEESANPSLMGKSLTKFAVLGVPLFSENLPNIAVSPSIKRGDFLLAAGSPFGILSPVHFINSISVGTIANIYPPGSPNRSLLMADIRCLPGMEGGPVLDKSADLIGILIRPLRQKASGAEVQLLVPWEAVATACANVLPEEPKKAGLGNGHNLGNPNSQGKAFINNSDLNGPVNSIVKNPSCPSSVTLEKAMASVCLVTVNDAAWASGVLLNSEGLIMTNAHLLEPWRFGKASVSSIENGIKSGYPRPSGGNKKQESEDMGPSISGFGECVTEDKFVKYSSSSLYSGHKNIRVRLDHTRPWIWCDAKVVYISKGPLDVALLQLVHAPDRLSPVTMDFASPPLGSKAYVIGHGLFGPRCGLFPSVSVGVVAKVVKAKRSSSSLSVIKEDAGDIPAMLETTAAVHPGASGGLVVNFDGCMIGLITSNARHGGGTVIPHLNFSIPCAALASIFKFSEDMQDATVLQDLDRPNAEISSIWALMPSLAPKPHPALPHSIPQINTKEGKGSRFAKFISDTDIFKSSTGDSKPGKFPFQNIRSKL